A single region of the Fimbriimonadaceae bacterium genome encodes:
- a CDS encoding ThiF family adenylyltransferase has protein sequence MLTELIARNPDLQRLRNEGYDIAVVADHLVMRDVPYVNDKKEVKRGTLVSVLELSGNSTVKPQQHVIMFSGDYPCRQDGQPIETIRHQTSSQQIGDFHVQHSFSNKPEGGYADYHEKMTRYAAILSAPAAAIDPEVTSKTFPALPNDDPESVFVYMDTASSRAGITELPDRLRLGRIAIIGLGGTGSYTLDLVAKTPVKEIHLFDKDMFQNHNAFRSPGAASLSDLEGRPSKVAYHAAMYSAMHRGIVPHEVHVTETNVTDLEGMDFVFVCIDRNEPKRVIFDWLKSNGISFIDVGMGVTLENGKLRGTLRTTTVTEELSGHVNNRVSFVDRHEDAAYDQNIQIADLNALNAAMAVLKWKKLFGFYHDQQREHHSTFRIGQNKVLNEDIVANEP, from the coding sequence ATGTTGACCGAACTAATCGCTCGTAACCCTGACCTGCAACGGTTGCGCAACGAGGGCTACGACATCGCTGTCGTAGCCGACCACCTTGTTATGCGAGATGTACCGTATGTTAACGACAAAAAGGAAGTGAAGCGCGGAACCCTCGTCTCGGTCTTGGAACTGTCGGGGAATTCAACGGTAAAGCCTCAGCAGCACGTCATCATGTTTTCAGGGGACTATCCATGCCGTCAGGATGGCCAGCCAATTGAGACAATCCGCCATCAAACCAGTTCCCAGCAAATCGGGGATTTCCACGTTCAGCACTCATTCTCGAATAAGCCAGAAGGTGGATATGCGGACTATCACGAAAAGATGACTCGCTACGCGGCAATCCTATCTGCTCCAGCAGCAGCGATTGACCCAGAGGTTACGTCCAAGACTTTTCCTGCATTGCCCAACGATGACCCTGAAAGTGTCTTTGTCTACATGGATACGGCATCGAGTCGAGCTGGAATCACGGAACTACCCGACCGTTTGCGCCTTGGGCGAATTGCGATCATTGGACTCGGTGGGACTGGTTCATACACACTTGACCTGGTTGCTAAAACGCCCGTAAAGGAGATTCACCTCTTTGATAAAGATATGTTTCAGAACCATAACGCATTTCGCTCTCCTGGTGCGGCATCGCTCTCCGATCTGGAAGGAAGGCCCAGCAAGGTCGCTTACCATGCGGCGATGTACTCGGCAATGCATCGAGGGATCGTTCCGCATGAGGTGCACGTTACTGAAACCAATGTCACTGACCTAGAAGGTATGGATTTTGTGTTTGTTTGCATAGACCGTAACGAACCGAAACGAGTGATTTTTGACTGGCTCAAGTCCAACGGGATTTCGTTCATTGATGTAGGAATGGGTGTCACGCTTGAGAATGGGAAGCTACGCGGGACTCTTCGCACGACCACCGTCACCGAGGAGCTGAGCGGCCATGTTAATAATCGTGTGTCGTTCGTGGACAGGCATGAGGATGCAGCTTATGATCAGAACATTCAGATTGCGGACTTGAACGCGCTCAATGCGGCTATGGCCGTCCTTAAGTGGAAGAAGCTTTTCGGCTTCTACCACGATCAGCAGAGGGAACACCACTCGACCTTCAGGATTGGCCAGAACAAGGTTCTGAATGAGGATATCGTTGCGAATGAACCATGA
- a CDS encoding SEC-C domain-containing protein, translating to MHIRTPPIDQSISEFANSLFIGGTLQYLDIEEIDGALTASCNVNVTSLVDRYGGEGVSGWALWSDADKYLTAEAHVVWRTPDGQLIDVTPRQDGLRKTLFLAQPYDWPPEGFMPESRHWILDDSKVVRATIMFHRGYYHLRIRNGGTPKEDELLSLKKSVIMVRDGNFKGDLCPCMSGLRFSECCGRPLGVPDSYAYPPL from the coding sequence GTGCACATAAGGACTCCGCCGATTGACCAATCCATATCAGAGTTTGCTAATAGCCTATTTATCGGCGGCACATTGCAGTATCTCGACATAGAGGAAATTGACGGCGCACTCACTGCTTCATGTAACGTTAACGTCACAAGCTTGGTTGATCGTTACGGGGGTGAAGGCGTCAGCGGATGGGCATTGTGGTCAGACGCTGATAAATATTTGACGGCGGAGGCCCACGTTGTATGGCGAACACCGGATGGACAACTAATAGATGTTACGCCTAGGCAAGATGGCCTTAGGAAAACCCTTTTTCTAGCTCAACCATATGACTGGCCTCCAGAAGGGTTCATGCCAGAGTCGCGCCACTGGATACTTGATGACTCTAAGGTAGTAAGGGCTACCATAATGTTTCACCGTGGCTACTATCACCTAAGAATTCGCAACGGTGGTACTCCTAAAGAAGACGAATTGCTGTCACTGAAGAAGAGTGTAATCATGGTGAGAGACGGAAACTTTAAAGGCGATTTATGCCCGTGCATGTCAGGCTTACGATTCTCCGAGTGTTGCGGTCGGCCCCTAGGTGTTCCAGACTCGTATGCTTATCCGCCGCTATGA
- a CDS encoding amino acid racemase: MHPTIVLSAIPMGLSMSGWESGDYSEVGKYLAQGVRQVAAGGADFYICPDNTAHIVLEQIAGELPIPGLHIADVVCSEIVARGWTRVGLLGTKWTMTGPVYAKALAERGLERIIPDEPTRERINTAIFDELCQGLTPEPTTAMFLGVIEDLRAAGAECVILGCTEIPLIVSDENSSLPVLDSTRLLARYAVAEAVSEREIRMASGWIEPTPVLQK; encoded by the coding sequence ATGCACCCGACCATCGTTTTGAGCGCGATCCCGATGGGTTTGAGCATGTCGGGTTGGGAGTCGGGAGACTATTCCGAGGTCGGGAAGTACTTGGCACAAGGGGTGCGGCAGGTCGCGGCTGGGGGTGCGGATTTTTATATCTGCCCGGACAATACAGCGCACATCGTGCTTGAACAGATCGCCGGTGAACTGCCGATTCCAGGGTTGCACATTGCCGATGTGGTGTGTTCGGAGATTGTCGCGAGAGGGTGGACCCGGGTTGGGCTGCTGGGCACGAAGTGGACGATGACCGGTCCGGTTTATGCGAAGGCTTTGGCGGAGCGTGGGCTGGAGCGCATCATTCCTGACGAGCCGACCCGGGAGCGGATCAACACTGCCATCTTCGACGAGCTTTGCCAGGGCCTTACGCCTGAGCCGACGACAGCGATGTTTTTGGGGGTGATTGAGGACTTGCGGGCAGCGGGGGCGGAGTGCGTGATTTTGGGCTGTACGGAGATACCGCTGATTGTCAGCGATGAGAACTCTTCGCTGCCGGTTTTGGATTCCACGCGGCTGCTGGCGAGGTATGCGGTTGCTGAGGCGGTAAGCGAGAGGGAGATAAGGATGGCCTCGGGTTGGATTGAGCCCACTCCCGTGTTGCAAAAATAG
- a CDS encoding ankyrin repeat domain-containing protein — protein MSNKFMGASRLVSSGVLAAGLAMITIGLGHSQERSGRSSTEPPVAARGKFGQDLFFAVDRRDVAEVESLLKKGADPNSRNGLELSPLHIASASFQPEVMQALIAAGAKPDLDTIYGTPLAFAAMSGNMPGAGILLSHGAKVNSVRQDGYTVLMMAANSGSPELVAELIKRKADINAKSASGSTALIYTARSGHMDAAKELLEAGASIEAADEEGQTALMTAAMSGHADYVKMLLQRGAKPNVRNAKGQTALILAAAYGDNPEVTKALLDAGADASVSDKQGRTAAAFASVRGNKGNIDLLGKPSSAALVAMKHPQSVKQAATLSVIALQSSMTDFTRRALCVSCHHEGLGRMVMASAKDRGFKMDENLQKIHSGRVSGMLDAMKPLHEMALKSEEAMKQIPLIEMNEVAPVDSWLLAGMAAQKEPANAASAAMAMVLAKQQSPEGFWAFSLPRVPMQSSVFTLTALSVQSLNFYGPRAHASEMKERIGRAKSWMMSAPAKTADDLAFRLLGLKWCSATLDEKSAAMKELQAAQRSDGGWSQVPGVSSDSYATGLALYALHIGGGMPTTDPVYQRGVQYLLRTQDADGTWFVPKRALPANNYLNAGYPHGESQYSSFNGGCWATMALLQTLPKK, from the coding sequence ATGAGCAACAAATTCATGGGTGCATCGCGTCTGGTTTCATCGGGCGTGTTGGCTGCGGGTCTGGCGATGATCACGATCGGGCTTGGGCACAGTCAGGAGAGATCGGGGCGAAGTTCTACAGAGCCACCGGTTGCCGCTCGCGGAAAGTTTGGACAGGATCTGTTCTTTGCCGTAGATCGTCGGGACGTCGCTGAAGTTGAGTCCCTGCTCAAGAAGGGCGCCGATCCGAATTCTCGCAACGGCCTTGAGCTTTCGCCACTGCACATCGCTTCTGCATCGTTCCAGCCGGAAGTGATGCAGGCGTTGATCGCAGCGGGGGCAAAGCCCGACTTGGACACGATTTATGGCACACCGCTCGCGTTCGCGGCGATGTCTGGGAATATGCCGGGGGCAGGCATCCTTCTTTCTCATGGAGCGAAGGTCAACAGTGTGCGCCAAGACGGCTACACCGTTCTGATGATGGCGGCCAATTCGGGATCGCCCGAGCTTGTCGCGGAGTTAATCAAGCGCAAAGCAGACATCAACGCCAAGAGCGCCAGTGGTTCCACCGCTTTGATCTACACAGCGCGTTCGGGGCATATGGATGCGGCGAAGGAGCTATTGGAAGCCGGTGCTTCCATCGAAGCTGCTGACGAAGAAGGGCAGACAGCGCTGATGACCGCAGCGATGTCGGGACATGCCGACTACGTGAAGATGCTTCTCCAGCGAGGAGCAAAGCCCAACGTTCGCAACGCAAAGGGCCAGACGGCGCTGATTTTGGCAGCGGCTTATGGCGACAATCCCGAAGTGACGAAAGCCCTTTTGGACGCGGGTGCAGACGCAAGCGTGAGCGATAAGCAGGGCCGAACCGCCGCTGCATTTGCATCGGTGAGAGGCAACAAGGGAAATATTGATCTACTTGGCAAGCCGAGCTCCGCTGCTTTGGTGGCGATGAAGCATCCGCAGTCGGTCAAGCAGGCGGCGACGCTGTCGGTGATTGCGCTGCAGTCTTCAATGACGGACTTCACGAGAAGGGCGCTTTGTGTCTCTTGCCACCACGAGGGGCTTGGACGGATGGTGATGGCCTCGGCGAAAGACCGCGGCTTCAAGATGGATGAGAACCTTCAGAAGATTCACAGTGGACGCGTGAGCGGCATGCTGGATGCGATGAAGCCTCTGCATGAGATGGCTCTCAAGAGCGAAGAAGCAATGAAGCAGATTCCTCTTATTGAGATGAACGAGGTCGCTCCGGTGGATTCCTGGCTGCTTGCCGGCATGGCAGCACAGAAGGAGCCTGCGAATGCGGCTTCTGCGGCGATGGCCATGGTCCTTGCTAAGCAGCAGTCCCCTGAGGGGTTCTGGGCATTCTCCCTGCCGCGCGTGCCGATGCAGTCGAGCGTGTTTACCTTGACGGCGCTTTCGGTTCAGTCGTTGAACTTTTATGGTCCAAGGGCACATGCCAGCGAGATGAAGGAGCGCATCGGTCGAGCCAAGAGTTGGATGATGTCGGCCCCGGCCAAGACGGCGGACGACCTTGCTTTCCGGCTTCTCGGCTTGAAGTGGTGCAGCGCCACGCTTGATGAAAAGAGCGCTGCGATGAAGGAGCTGCAGGCGGCACAGCGGTCCGACGGCGGTTGGTCGCAGGTTCCGGGCGTTAGCTCCGACTCCTATGCCACTGGTCTTGCGCTTTATGCGCTGCACATTGGTGGCGGGATGCCGACGACGGACCCTGTGTATCAGCGCGGTGTCCAATATCTGTTGCGGACGCAGGATGCGGACGGAACTTGGTTTGTGCCCAAGCGGGCACTGCCAGCCAACAACTATCTGAATGCGGGCTATCCGCACGGCGAATCGCAGTATTCATCCTTTAATGGTGGGTGCTGGGCAACGATGGCGCTGTTGCAAACCTTGCCGAAGAAGTAA